In Thermodesulfovibrio thiophilus DSM 17215, a single genomic region encodes these proteins:
- the rfbD gene encoding dTDP-4-dehydrorhamnose reductase: MKILITGANGQLGQEFIRKLEKQEKNLTALGHDRLDVGNLKQVLDIFEDTKPNIVINCSAYNQVDKAEEQKEIAYRTNAIGPKNLAFASEKYRAFLVHYSTDYVFDGTKQTLYIEEDNPEPLSEYAQSKYLGEVFLKEETENYLIFRTSWVYGHGKQNFLYKLTQWAQTQEYLKIACDEFSVPTSTKTIVEVTLKAIDEGLTGVYHLVNSGFTSRFEWAREFLKLKGINKFIYPAHQSDFNLPARRPRFSAMSNEKICKVTEIQIRDWKEEMYLIGL; the protein is encoded by the coding sequence ATGAAAATTCTAATTACTGGTGCTAATGGTCAACTAGGGCAAGAGTTTATAAGAAAACTGGAAAAACAAGAAAAAAACCTTACAGCCCTAGGACATGACAGATTGGATGTTGGTAACCTAAAGCAAGTATTAGATATTTTTGAAGATACTAAACCCAATATAGTTATTAACTGTTCAGCTTACAATCAGGTAGATAAAGCTGAAGAACAAAAAGAAATAGCATACAGAACCAATGCAATAGGACCAAAAAATTTAGCCTTTGCATCTGAGAAATACAGAGCCTTTCTAGTGCATTACAGCACGGATTACGTGTTTGATGGTACCAAACAGACACTTTACATTGAAGAAGATAATCCAGAGCCTCTTAGTGAATATGCTCAAAGTAAATATCTTGGAGAAGTGTTTCTTAAAGAAGAAACAGAAAACTACCTCATATTTCGCACAAGCTGGGTATATGGACATGGAAAACAGAACTTTCTTTATAAGCTCACACAGTGGGCTCAAACTCAGGAATACTTAAAAATAGCCTGTGATGAATTTTCTGTGCCCACATCAACGAAAACCATAGTTGAAGTAACCTTAAAAGCTATTGATGAAGGCTTAACAGGAGTTTATCATCTTGTAAACTCAGGATTCACATCACGATTTGAGTGGGCAAGAGAGTTTTTAAAGCTAAAAGGAATAAATAAGTTTATCTATCCAGCCCATCAATCTGATTTTAACCTACCTGCTAGAAGACCTCGATTTTCAGCAATGAGCAATGAAAAAATATGCAAGGTAACTGAAATACAGATAAGAGACTGGAAAGAAGAGATGTATCTTATTGGACTGTAA
- the rfbB gene encoding dTDP-glucose 4,6-dehydratase, protein MKLLITGGAGFIGSELVRQAVKHAYKVVVVDRLTYAGDMERLHEVIELIKFYREDITDTKAVGHIFESENPDIIVHLAAETHVDRSILEPSVFLNSNIIGTYTLLEAAKKYGIKKFINISTDEVYGELKEEGQFTEQSPLSPSSPYSVSKASADMLGRAYYRTYGVPVITVRPSNNYGAWQYPEKLIPVIILKSLKNESIPVYGEGLNVREWLYVGDCAEALISIIQKGKTGETYNVASAQERKNIEVVKAVLDILDKPHILIKFVEDRPGHDFRYSMNFSKVMKECGWKPETTFEQGIEKTVKWYLEHKEWLYKKVAELEDYWAKLYK, encoded by the coding sequence ATGAAACTGCTGATTACAGGTGGAGCAGGATTTATAGGAAGTGAATTAGTAAGACAGGCTGTGAAGCATGCCTATAAAGTGGTTGTTGTTGACAGACTCACCTATGCAGGTGATATGGAAAGACTTCATGAAGTTATTGAGCTTATTAAGTTTTATAGAGAAGACATAACAGATACAAAAGCAGTAGGACATATATTTGAATCAGAAAACCCAGACATAATAGTTCACCTTGCAGCAGAAACCCATGTGGACAGAAGCATACTTGAACCATCAGTATTTTTAAACTCAAACATCATTGGCACATACACACTCCTTGAAGCAGCAAAAAAATATGGAATAAAAAAGTTTATAAACATCTCAACAGATGAAGTTTATGGAGAGCTTAAAGAAGAAGGACAGTTTACAGAGCAATCTCCTCTTAGTCCCAGTTCACCTTACTCAGTGAGCAAGGCATCAGCGGATATGCTTGGAAGAGCATACTATAGAACCTACGGAGTTCCTGTGATAACAGTGAGACCCTCAAACAACTACGGAGCATGGCAGTATCCTGAAAAACTCATTCCAGTAATTATATTGAAGAGTCTTAAGAATGAGAGCATTCCTGTCTATGGAGAAGGCTTGAACGTGAGAGAGTGGTTATATGTGGGAGACTGTGCAGAAGCTTTAATCTCCATTATACAGAAGGGAAAGACAGGAGAGACATACAATGTGGCAAGTGCTCAGGAGAGAAAAAACATAGAAGTTGTAAAAGCAGTGCTTGATATATTAGATAAACCACACATTCTGATAAAATTTGTAGAGGATAGACCCGGGCATGATTTTCGCTACAGTATGAACTTCAGCAAAGTAATGAAAGAGTGCGGATGGAAGCCAGAGACCACATTTGAACAGGGAATTGAAAAAACAGTAAAGTGGTATCTGGAGCATAAAGAGTGGCTCTATAAAAAAGTAGCAGAGCTTGAAGACTACTGGGCAAAACTATACAAATGA
- a CDS encoding HI0074 family nucleotidyltransferase substrate-binding subunit, protein MDRLEKLTKDFRSSLERLGEALHRAETYRNTGEYSFYRDSAIQRFEFTFEIFWKSLKYFLEKEGIICRSPRSCIREFFTAGYLSEDEVRVLFQMIEDRNLTVHTYIEELAEEIFSHLSLYEKILQDILKKLEHTIP, encoded by the coding sequence CTGGATAGACTTGAAAAATTAACAAAGGATTTTAGAAGCTCTCTTGAAAGACTGGGAGAAGCTCTGCACAGGGCTGAAACATACAGAAACACAGGAGAGTATTCTTTTTATAGAGATTCCGCCATCCAGAGATTTGAGTTTACTTTTGAGATTTTCTGGAAAAGTTTAAAATATTTTCTGGAGAAAGAGGGAATAATATGCAGGTCTCCTCGCAGTTGTATAAGAGAGTTTTTTACAGCTGGTTATCTCTCAGAAGATGAAGTAAGAGTTTTATTCCAGATGATTGAAGATAGAAATCTCACTGTTCACACTTACATTGAAGAACTGGCTGAGGAGATATTCAGTCATCTGTCTTTATATGAAAAAATACTGCAAGATATTTTAAAGAAGCTGGAGCATACAATCCCATGA
- a CDS encoding nucleotidyltransferase family protein encodes MTNKREIINTIEDMKSFVEHFFQNKGRKVRVILFGSRARQDNQYFSDIDFAIDSEEDINEDVVELRGIIEESSLPYKVDIIVLSRVSEMMRDEILKEGEVWIDLKN; translated from the coding sequence ATGACGAATAAAAGAGAGATAATAAACACCATAGAAGACATGAAAAGTTTTGTGGAACACTTTTTCCAGAATAAGGGAAGAAAAGTAAGAGTAATACTTTTTGGTTCAAGGGCAAGACAAGACAATCAATATTTTTCAGATATAGACTTTGCAATTGATTCAGAAGAAGATATAAACGAAGATGTAGTTGAATTAAGAGGAATCATAGAAGAATCCAGCCTTCCATATAAAGTTGATATAATAGTGTTATCAAGAGTATCAGAGATGATGAGAGATGAGATACTCAAGGAGGGAGAAGTCTGGATAGACTTGAAAAATTAA
- the rfbC gene encoding dTDP-4-dehydrorhamnose 3,5-epimerase: MPFTFKHLDIPDLILIQPKVFEDDRGFFMETYKSSDFYMNRIKYSFLQDNHSRSKKGVLRGLHYQLNPKAQGKLVRCIKGRIWDVAVDIRKGSPWYLKWVSIELSQENRDMLWIPPGFLHGFVALIDAEIIYKCTEEYSAEFDRGVIWNDPAIGIKWPVKNPVLSEKDARLPVLEEAENNFIYG; encoded by the coding sequence ATGCCATTTACATTCAAACATCTGGATATTCCGGATTTAATACTCATACAACCAAAAGTATTTGAAGATGATAGAGGCTTTTTTATGGAAACCTATAAATCATCTGATTTTTACATGAACAGGATCAAATACAGCTTCCTTCAGGATAACCACTCAAGATCAAAAAAAGGAGTTTTAAGGGGGTTACATTATCAACTTAATCCAAAAGCTCAGGGAAAGCTTGTAAGATGCATAAAAGGTAGAATATGGGATGTGGCAGTTGATATAAGGAAAGGCTCACCCTGGTATTTAAAATGGGTTAGTATTGAACTTTCTCAAGAAAACAGAGATATGCTGTGGATACCACCTGGGTTTCTTCATGGATTTGTAGCTCTTATAGATGCGGAGATAATCTATAAATGTACAGAAGAATACTCTGCAGAGTTTGATAGAGGAGTTATATGGAATGATCCTGCGATTGGAATAAAATGGCCTGTAAAGAATCCTGTATTGTCAGAGAAAGATGCCAGATTACCTGTTTTAGAGGAAGCTGAAAATAATTTTATTTATGGGTAA
- the rfbA gene encoding glucose-1-phosphate thymidylyltransferase RfbA: MKAVILAGGSGTRLYPVTQVLNKHLLPVYNKPMIYYPFSLSMLLKIREVLFIVNEEDLGAFKSLFKDGSHIGMNIQYKVQKKPNGLAEGLIIAEEFLNGDDVFYLLGDNIFFGHDLISILTQAKKDVELNNGAYVFGYYVSDPERFGIVEFDESGKVLSIEEKPKKPKSSYAVVGMYFYDSEATKIAKTVKPSHRGELEITSVNEEYLNRGKLKVKQLGRGFAWFDAGTHDSFLDAGEFVATIEKKTGLMIGCIEEIAYSNGWITKEELLRLAEPLKKTGYGKYLIKLAREEI; this comes from the coding sequence ATGAAAGCCGTAATATTAGCAGGTGGAAGTGGAACAAGACTTTATCCGGTAACACAGGTATTAAACAAGCACCTTTTACCGGTTTACAACAAGCCTATGATTTACTATCCCTTTTCCTTAAGCATGCTACTTAAGATAAGAGAAGTGCTATTTATAGTAAATGAAGAAGATTTAGGAGCATTTAAGAGCCTTTTTAAAGATGGTTCACATATTGGAATGAACATTCAATATAAAGTTCAGAAAAAACCAAATGGTCTTGCAGAAGGACTAATTATAGCTGAAGAATTTTTAAACGGAGATGATGTATTTTATTTGCTCGGAGATAACATATTTTTTGGACATGATCTTATAAGCATACTCACACAGGCAAAGAAGGACGTGGAGTTAAATAATGGAGCATATGTATTTGGCTACTATGTATCAGACCCTGAGAGATTTGGCATTGTAGAGTTTGATGAATCAGGGAAAGTATTATCAATTGAGGAAAAGCCAAAGAAACCGAAATCAAGCTATGCGGTTGTTGGAATGTATTTTTATGACAGTGAAGCTACCAAAATAGCAAAGACAGTGAAACCATCCCACAGAGGAGAACTTGAGATAACATCGGTTAACGAAGAATATCTTAACAGAGGAAAGCTCAAGGTAAAACAGCTTGGAAGAGGATTTGCATGGTTTGATGCGGGAACACATGACAGTTTTCTTGACGCAGGAGAATTTGTGGCAACCATAGAGAAGAAGACAGGGCTAATGATAGGTTGTATAGAAGAGATAGCATACAGCAATGGATGGATAACTAAAGAAGAGCTTTTGAGACTTGCAGAGCCTCTAAAAAAGACAGGATATGGAAAATATCTGATAAAACTAGCAAGAGAGGAAATCTAA
- a CDS encoding iron-containing alcohol dehydrogenase, translating to MKDFVFYNPTQIVFGEGKTSEIGKYLQGKKCLFLYGSGSIKRNGIYDRVVESLKKHDVKFVEKSGVKPNPVLSFVYEAIDTARKEQVDCILAVGGGSVIDTAKAVAAGFYYNGDVWDFFVDKAKITKALPIYVVLTLSATASEMNSGAVITNESTKQKFNIQAVSLFPKVSILDPTNTYTVPQNQVANGSVDAIVHLLEGYFTKSYPNTPIQDGFVETLVRTIIATTKKILENPKDYDARANFMWSATLALNGLTTAGIGNYEFPNHMMGHSLSALYDIAHGASLSIVFPAWLKYNESNISKRLASFGKAVFGKTNSKDTITAFEEYFHEIGAPIRLKEVNIDKADIDKIAENAVSLATKWGLKTYTKEVIAKILELAA from the coding sequence ATGAAAGATTTTGTATTTTACAATCCAACACAAATAGTATTTGGTGAAGGTAAAACATCAGAGATTGGTAAATACTTACAAGGCAAAAAATGTCTGTTTTTGTATGGCTCAGGCAGCATTAAACGAAACGGTATTTATGACAGAGTGGTAGAATCTCTAAAAAAACATGATGTTAAATTTGTTGAAAAAAGTGGTGTAAAGCCAAATCCTGTGCTCAGTTTTGTTTATGAAGCAATAGATACAGCCAGAAAAGAACAGGTTGACTGCATATTGGCTGTTGGTGGTGGCAGTGTAATAGATACTGCAAAAGCAGTGGCTGCAGGATTTTACTACAACGGTGATGTTTGGGATTTCTTTGTTGATAAAGCCAAAATCACAAAGGCACTGCCAATTTATGTGGTGCTCACATTATCAGCAACAGCATCTGAGATGAACTCTGGAGCCGTGATTACTAACGAATCCACAAAACAAAAGTTTAATATTCAGGCCGTTAGCCTGTTTCCAAAAGTGTCAATACTGGATCCCACAAATACATATACAGTACCCCAAAATCAGGTGGCAAATGGTAGCGTTGATGCCATAGTGCATCTGCTTGAAGGCTATTTTACAAAATCCTATCCAAACACTCCGATACAGGACGGATTTGTCGAAACACTTGTAAGAACCATTATTGCAACCACAAAGAAAATTCTGGAAAATCCAAAAGATTATGATGCAAGAGCTAATTTCATGTGGTCTGCAACACTTGCACTTAATGGATTAACTACTGCAGGTATTGGGAATTACGAATTTCCAAATCACATGATGGGTCATTCCCTGTCAGCATTGTATGATATTGCTCATGGAGCAAGCCTTTCAATAGTGTTTCCTGCATGGCTTAAATATAATGAATCAAATATATCCAAACGATTGGCCAGTTTTGGGAAAGCGGTATTCGGTAAAACTAACTCCAAAGACACAATTACCGCCTTTGAAGAATACTTTCATGAAATAGGTGCACCTATTCGCTTAAAAGAGGTAAACATTGATAAAGCGGATATTGATAAAATAGCTGAAAATGCTGTATCTCTGGCAACAAAATGGGGTTTAAAAACATATACTAAAGAAGTTATAGCAAAAATTCTGGAGCTGGCTGCGTAG
- a CDS encoding MFS transporter yields MLLKLEHKNESAFVLNKSLTFFMAVICGVTVANLYYIQPLEAQIATTFHVSENAVGIAVMLTQIGYALGLLLFVPLGDITDRRTMIFRMLLIVAVALIATGWSPTYEVMLIATFTVGLTTIIPQLIVPYAAQLAQPKEQGKVIGKVMSGLLVGVLLSRTFSGVVGSITGWRTVYFIAACLTFLLAFIIHYTFPKTKLKIKMSYYKLLKSIPALIKTQHHLREASCNGFFMFGSFSIFWTSLVFFLETPYFHMGAREAGLLGLTGIAGAIAAPQIGKWADRIGPYFTVRIGILLSTFAYICFLIFGFHILGLIAGAIILNIGNQFAQVSNMTLIQSINDEIRSRNQAVFMFFYFIGGSLGSFLGTLCFQYFGWYGVCGIGLLFQITAIILYFYV; encoded by the coding sequence ATGCTTTTAAAATTGGAACACAAAAACGAATCTGCATTTGTTCTGAACAAATCACTGACATTCTTTATGGCTGTTATCTGCGGAGTTACAGTGGCGAATCTTTATTATATTCAACCACTTGAAGCACAGATTGCCACAACATTTCATGTCTCAGAAAATGCAGTCGGTATTGCAGTTATGCTTACTCAGATCGGTTATGCACTTGGTCTTTTACTGTTCGTGCCTCTTGGAGATATAACTGATCGTCGAACTATGATCTTTAGAATGTTACTTATCGTAGCTGTGGCATTGATTGCTACAGGATGGTCACCAACCTATGAAGTAATGCTTATTGCAACATTTACAGTTGGTCTCACCACCATCATACCGCAGCTAATTGTGCCATATGCAGCTCAACTTGCACAGCCAAAAGAGCAAGGAAAAGTCATAGGAAAAGTGATGAGTGGTCTGTTGGTTGGAGTTCTTCTTTCAAGAACCTTCAGTGGAGTTGTTGGCTCTATTACCGGATGGAGAACCGTATACTTTATTGCCGCCTGCCTGACATTTCTTCTGGCATTCATCATTCATTATACTTTTCCTAAAACTAAACTAAAGATAAAGATGTCATATTATAAGCTTCTTAAGTCCATACCTGCACTTATTAAAACACAGCATCACCTACGTGAGGCTTCGTGTAATGGATTTTTTATGTTTGGATCATTCAGCATTTTCTGGACGTCTCTTGTGTTTTTTCTTGAAACTCCGTATTTTCACATGGGAGCACGTGAAGCCGGACTACTGGGATTAACAGGAATTGCAGGTGCAATTGCTGCTCCTCAAATAGGTAAATGGGCTGATCGGATAGGTCCGTATTTTACTGTCAGGATCGGAATTCTATTGTCCACATTTGCCTATATCTGTTTTCTTATTTTTGGATTTCATATTCTTGGATTGATAGCAGGAGCCATTATACTCAATATTGGAAATCAATTTGCACAGGTTTCCAATATGACATTGATTCAGAGCATCAATGATGAAATTCGAAGTAGAAATCAGGCTGTTTTCATGTTTTTTTATTTCATTGGTGGTTCTTTAGGGTCTTTTTTGGGCACTCTGTGCTTTCAGTATTTTGGATGGTACGGTGTTTGTGGAATTGGCTTGTTATTTCAGATAACTGCAATTATTCTTTATTTTTATGTTTAG
- the lptC gene encoding LPS export ABC transporter periplasmic protein LptC — translation MKKLKKLIIIAIILIVIAIALIYTYKMQQMIAFIQKKESRDKSVIIINNIVLDRTLDSGAKIKIKAKKAYLNKDTQNLESLEDCSIEYKTENVDIYASADKCTYIENKEVTLRNNIKGSINNKGEFCGGENSTYDFDINKGIGVMKGDIKMTWPHHRKKTN, via the coding sequence ATGAAAAAACTGAAGAAATTAATAATAATTGCAATAATTTTAATAGTTATAGCAATTGCTTTAATTTATACCTACAAGATGCAACAAATGATTGCTTTCATTCAAAAAAAAGAAAGCAGAGATAAATCAGTTATTATAATAAATAATATCGTACTGGATAGAACATTAGATTCAGGTGCCAAAATTAAGATAAAAGCAAAAAAGGCATATCTTAATAAAGATACCCAGAATCTCGAATCACTGGAAGACTGCAGCATTGAATATAAAACTGAAAATGTTGATATTTACGCATCAGCTGATAAGTGTACATATATTGAAAATAAAGAGGTTACACTGAGAAATAATATTAAGGGTTCTATAAATAATAAGGGTGAATTCTGTGGAGGAGAAAACAGCACGTATGATTTTGATATAAATAAAGGCATTGGAGTTATGAAAGGAGATATTAAAATGACATGGCCACACCATAGAAAGAAAACAAATTGA
- the lptB gene encoding LPS export ABC transporter ATP-binding protein — protein MSLVVKNLKKIYKKKCVVDRVSLSVQRGQIVGLLGPNGAGKTTTFYMIVGLIKADGGTITFYDKDITNMPIYDRALLGLGYLPQESSIFRKLTVFENIYGILELRYKDSNYVKEKTEQSILDFRLTSVKDSRGYMLSGGERRRTEIARVLSLNPDIILLDEPFAGVDPISIIELKHMIFDLKKRNIGILITDHNVKETLSITDETYIMYNGSILASGDPSSLINHEKVRDYYLGKDFRL, from the coding sequence ATGTCTCTTGTTGTTAAAAATCTGAAAAAAATATATAAAAAAAAATGTGTTGTTGACAGGGTTAGTCTGAGTGTCCAGAGAGGACAGATTGTTGGTTTGTTAGGACCAAATGGCGCAGGTAAAACAACGACATTTTATATGATAGTAGGCTTAATTAAAGCAGATGGTGGAACTATTACATTTTATGATAAGGATATAACAAATATGCCCATATATGACAGAGCACTTTTAGGACTCGGGTATTTACCTCAAGAATCCTCTATATTTAGAAAACTCACTGTATTTGAAAACATCTATGGAATACTGGAGTTACGCTATAAGGATTCCAACTATGTTAAAGAAAAAACAGAACAGTCAATTCTGGATTTCAGATTAACATCAGTAAAAGATTCCAGGGGTTACATGTTATCAGGAGGCGAGCGCAGACGAACTGAGATAGCAAGAGTTCTTTCGCTAAACCCTGACATTATTTTACTGGATGAACCTTTTGCAGGAGTCGATCCTATATCAATAATAGAACTCAAACATATGATTTTTGATCTCAAAAAAAGAAATATAGGTATTCTGATTACAGATCACAATGTAAAAGAAACTCTATCAATAACAGATGAGACATATATCATGTACAATGGCAGTATACTGGCGTCAGGTGATCCCTCTTCTTTAATTAACCACGAGAAAGTCAGAGACTATTATCTTGGTAAAGATTTTCGTCTGTAA
- the lptF gene encoding LPS export ABC transporter permease LptF → MYKKLKLPILYKYIIIEIIKPFLFILLLLFLIMLIFSTYEFLQKIATGILTKSVLLPLIFFKNILSLEVLIPLSFFLACTLVLSKMDDSNEMTAILSSGSNSAKVFKPVIMLTIIVAIFATFQGFVIRPWAYKNIYYLEFYSKRAFDISKINPGHFVSFENGGKIVYADEKTKDNILQNVFLQIKSDNTLELIYAKSGYINNESGLFILRDGTMYLYNTQTKKESFAKFETTYIDISNNEAVEYKTKAMSISELLQKKTNVSIVELEWRITIPFMTFFLGLLSTALSRSSPRIKRRSQKLILAILIYGLYYNLYDVVEEWVKRSLFPALPGTFSLTALLLVVYIYIKIKNKKEYLY, encoded by the coding sequence ATGTATAAGAAATTAAAACTTCCCATTTTATACAAATATATCATCATTGAGATCATTAAACCATTTTTGTTTATACTCTTGTTGCTGTTTCTCATTATGTTAATTTTCAGTACTTATGAGTTCTTACAGAAAATTGCAACAGGTATTTTAACAAAATCAGTATTATTACCGCTTATTTTCTTCAAAAATATTCTATCACTGGAAGTATTAATCCCTCTTTCCTTCTTTTTAGCCTGCACTCTTGTATTAAGCAAGATGGATGATAGTAATGAAATGACTGCTATTTTGTCTTCAGGTTCTAACTCAGCAAAGGTTTTTAAGCCTGTAATCATGTTAACTATCATTGTAGCTATATTCGCAACCTTTCAGGGTTTTGTTATAAGACCATGGGCATATAAAAATATTTATTATCTGGAATTTTACTCTAAACGAGCATTTGATATCTCCAAGATAAATCCAGGACACTTTGTTTCATTCGAAAATGGGGGCAAAATTGTGTATGCTGATGAAAAGACAAAAGACAATATCCTGCAAAATGTTTTTCTTCAAATAAAAAGTGATAACACTCTCGAGTTAATTTATGCTAAAAGTGGATATATCAATAATGAAAGTGGGCTGTTTATCTTAAGAGATGGCACTATGTATCTATATAACACTCAAACCAAAAAGGAGAGTTTTGCAAAGTTTGAAACCACTTATATTGATATAAGCAATAATGAGGCTGTTGAGTATAAAACAAAAGCAATGTCGATTAGTGAACTTTTACAGAAAAAAACTAATGTTAGCATAGTTGAACTGGAGTGGAGAATAACAATACCTTTTATGACATTTTTCCTGGGATTGCTCTCAACAGCTCTTTCGAGGTCTTCTCCAAGGATTAAAAGACGTTCTCAAAAGTTAATATTAGCCATCTTGATATATGGTTTATATTACAATCTTTATGATGTTGTTGAAGAGTGGGTTAAACGCAGTTTGTTTCCTGCATTGCCAGGGACTTTTTCGTTAACTGCTCTTTTATTAGTAGTATATATTTACATAAAAATCAAAAATAAAAAAGAGTATCTCTACTGA
- a CDS encoding LptF/LptG family permease — protein MRIKLRIKLISKIIYISYINIFLVVTFILAMLFSFMVFSDQLPSVGKGDFRLVHAVLFVILTLPGRMAEFSPMSAIIATIVTLENMIRHHELIAMKAAGVTNKFIVNVFIKLSLCFVIVLFFIMEFFTPFLDQYANRIKAAAITKNKNLILEQHDFWAKEINTFINIKEIKPGNILEEIHIYEYNNERGLVSIIHAGSGDIKNGKQLTLNNVTQKKFTESGIESNFYNKKTIEFTIPIFDEEFISIPIETASISGLLMHVNDLKKRGENYDYALSIFWQKFSTPFTVMAMILLCLPFFIDRVPSRGELGHEIVLAVMGGTSLYFLKYMLSYVVLLLNINPFFLIMGPVLIILGLDFFLLKKLSQ, from the coding sequence ATGCGAATCAAACTCCGCATTAAATTAATAAGCAAAATCATATATATAAGTTATATAAATATCTTTTTAGTTGTAACGTTTATTCTCGCCATGTTGTTTTCATTTATGGTATTTTCAGACCAACTGCCCTCTGTTGGGAAAGGAGACTTTCGTTTAGTACATGCTGTACTTTTTGTAATACTAACCCTACCTGGGAGAATGGCAGAATTCTCACCAATGAGTGCAATTATTGCAACCATTGTAACATTAGAAAACATGATAAGGCATCACGAATTAATCGCCATGAAAGCAGCTGGTGTTACAAATAAGTTTATTGTTAATGTATTCATAAAACTTTCTTTATGTTTTGTTATTGTTCTATTTTTTATAATGGAATTCTTCACTCCATTTCTTGACCAATATGCCAATAGAATTAAGGCTGCAGCTATCACAAAAAATAAAAATCTTATACTTGAACAGCATGATTTCTGGGCAAAAGAGATTAATACTTTTATAAACATTAAAGAAATAAAACCAGGAAATATTTTAGAGGAAATACATATTTATGAATACAATAATGAAAGAGGTTTAGTTTCAATAATTCATGCTGGAAGCGGTGATATAAAAAATGGAAAACAATTAACGCTTAACAATGTTACTCAAAAAAAATTTACAGAAAGCGGAATTGAAAGTAATTTTTATAATAAGAAAACAATCGAATTTACAATACCGATATTCGATGAAGAATTCATATCCATACCTATTGAAACAGCATCTATAAGCGGATTGTTAATGCATGTAAACGATCTAAAAAAAAGAGGTGAAAATTATGATTATGCTCTTTCTATTTTCTGGCAGAAATTCAGCACTCCATTTACTGTAATGGCTATGATTTTACTGTGTTTACCTTTCTTTATAGATAGAGTCCCTTCACGAGGCGAATTAGGACATGAGATAGTACTTGCAGTTATGGGCGGAACATCTCTGTATTTTTTAAAATATATGTTAAGTTATGTTGTTTTGCTCCTTAATATAAATCCATTCTTTTTAATTATGGGACCTGTTTTAATCATCCTGGGACTTGATTTTTT